In a genomic window of Chryseobacterium sp. G0162:
- a CDS encoding NAD kinase has product MKAAIYSQKKDLDTFLYLSKFISELETRGVKSVLYDEMAEALQFSKIFETFNNKQDLLDKEVDLFFTFGGDGTIVNSLTFIEDLEIPVVGVNTGRLGFLAFFTKEEAFKELDSILKGDVKTSRRSVIEVVSPNLEGSFPYALNDVTISRKETTSMITVDSYINNEFLNVFWGDGVIISTPTGSTAYSLSCGGPIISPNNENFVITPIAPHNLNVRPLVVNDKVEIKFRVESRVPQYSLSLDSRLIHIETDKEIIIRKADFQLLLVQPNNLSFYETIRQKLLWGRDKRN; this is encoded by the coding sequence ATGAAGGCAGCCATATATTCTCAGAAAAAAGATCTTGATACTTTTTTATATTTAAGCAAGTTTATCTCTGAACTTGAAACCAGAGGTGTAAAATCTGTTCTGTATGATGAAATGGCTGAAGCACTTCAGTTTTCAAAAATTTTCGAAACGTTCAATAATAAACAGGACCTTTTAGATAAAGAGGTAGATCTTTTCTTTACCTTCGGGGGAGATGGAACCATTGTAAATTCCCTTACATTTATTGAAGATCTTGAGATCCCAGTCGTAGGTGTAAATACCGGAAGATTAGGATTTCTTGCCTTTTTTACCAAAGAAGAGGCCTTTAAAGAACTGGATTCTATCTTAAAAGGAGATGTAAAAACAAGCCGTCGTTCAGTCATTGAAGTGGTTTCTCCAAATCTGGAAGGATCTTTTCCTTATGCCTTAAATGACGTAACGATTTCAAGAAAGGAGACCACCTCCATGATTACGGTAGATTCTTATATTAATAATGAATTTTTAAATGTATTCTGGGGGGATGGAGTGATTATCTCCACTCCTACCGGATCTACGGCTTATTCTTTAAGCTGCGGCGGCCCCATCATTTCTCCGAATAACGAAAACTTCGTCATCACTCCTATTGCCCCTCACAACCTGAATGTGAGACCTTTAGTAGTAAACGATAAAGTGGAAATTAAATTCAGAGTAGAAAGCAGAGTCCCTCAATATTCATTGTCTTTAGACTCCAGACTGATCCATATTGAAACCGATAAGGAAATCATCATCAGAAAAGCAGACTTTCAGCTCCTTCTGGTACAACCGAACAATTTGAGCTTTTACGAAACCATCCGTCAGAAGCTGCTTTGGGGACGTGACAAAAGAAATTAA